The nucleotide sequence AAAACAGGAACACACGAAAAACATGAACTTAGAGGCATTAAACACCGCGGCACTTGAATGAGATCAAGCTGGGTAGGAGTAGACAGACACTACCGCACTTGCGATGACAAAGTTGACTACTACTACACATTTAACCAAGTGAATAATGGGGATCTAAGACATGACTTCGTGTGTCGATGCGAGCTTTGAGACCGAATTAGCCAATACCCATTCTTTGAATGTTCAAGGATGCGTAAAATGATGGGTTGATGAGCCATTGGTGCCATTCGAGTGATGATTTCTTTGATCTTTTAGATATCCATGAAAAAGTTTGTGCTTGGATCTCGGAAAGTATAGTGGCGGGGCACCAATCTTTTTTGCTAAAGACCTTGGCGTTACGGTTCTTCCATATCATGTAGATTGTGCTCCATTTTGTCGCTTGCCAGATGTATTTACCAAGGGTCGATGTGGTGAATGTTTGATCCGTTTATGTTGTGTCATGGAGGTTAGAGAACATGTTTGTGGGGAGGTTCCACCAAGCTAGTATTGGGTTCCAAATTGCTTTAGTTATAGAGCATTGGAATAAAATATGTTCCATGGATTTAACATATGAGTTGCAAAGTGGACAAAGTATGGTATCGGGATCGATGTTTCGCTTGTCAAGTTCAACTCTAGTCGGGATTCTACCTAGTATGACCCTCCAAATGAATATGTTGATTTTTTGTGGTATGAGTTTGTTTCTTGGTGTTTTGAAGGTTGAAGTAGGTGTTTCGAGTTTGAGATTGTCGAGAATTGATGATAGGGATTTTGTAGTGAACAATCCGGAATTGTCTAAGTTCCACTTTCAAGTATCGGGGTTTTCGGAAAGGTTAATGGAAGAAAGAAGGTTTTTTAGTTCCGACATTTCGTTAAGTGATCGTCCGTAAGGTTCTCGAACCCAATTCCAAGTTCCGGAGGTACTCGAGTTGGAAGACGATATGCGTTCCGAGACTAATGCATTTTTATTTGATTCAAGCATTAAAAGTCTTCTGAATTGATTGCTAAAAGTTTCGGTTCCGCACCGTTTTTCAAGCCAAAATTTGGTGTTGTTTCCATTCCCTAAGCACTTTGTTATTGAGTTGGATAAATTAGCACCGAGGTTGTCTGCGATTTTACCGGCCTTGATGATTTCATTCCAAATTGTGGTACCTGCAACCTTTCTAGAAAAAACGTTAGTAACAACCCCTCCCCCTCCCCGTATATGCTCGAAATTATTTTAACCCATAAAGCGTTTTTTTCGTTataaaatctccaccaccatttacatagtagGGATATGTTTTTGCAGAAAAGAGATCCGATGTTCAACCCACCTTTATCGTAAGGTAAGAGGATGTGTTCCCATTTAATCCAGTTTATTTTGCTATCAGATTCCGAACCACCCCAGAAAAAAAATTTTCTTTTTGATTCAAGTATGTTAATTATTTTTACGGGAGCGTGGAATAAGGAGAAGTAATAGAGTGGGGTACTGGATAGCACGGATTTGATTAGGGTTAGGCGGCCACCATATGATATGGACTTTGCTTTCCAGTCGGAAAGACGTTTGTCGAATTTATCAATGATCGGCTGCCATGATGATGCTTTATTAGAGGGAGTCCCAATCGAAtttaagtattaatataaaaatacaACTTGTACTACAAATCTACAATGATGATTTTTATTTATGAATAAAGCAATGTGGGCATGAAATATGTTGTTCGTTCCAAAGATTTAGACTTTAATAAAAGTGTCTGTCTATAAGCAAACATTCAAATCGAAAATGTCAATGAAGGCATATATGGTAAGTAATAACATGGTAAGTAATAACATATAATCTTGGGTCCAAATCATATTTAACTTTGTTACAATATCTCAAATTCTTACATCATACCAAAAACAAAGTGGCAACAACTTGACAACAACACATGTAATTTGGAGGGAAATTATGGGTTGTACTACATATGTGAAAATAATTTAACTAATACGGCGACACAGGGTAATTCCATCACCAACAGGAAGCATACAAATTTCGATCCTTGGATCAGCGGCTAAGGCTTTGTTAAGCTCTAACACAAAATCTCGATAATACCTTACGTACTTTCTTAATGGCGCATCTGGTGGCGCGACCACAGAGCCATTCCATAACGTGTTGTCGTAGCCTATCAATCCACCTATCCTGACTAAGTCAATCAACCTTTTGTGGTAGTTGATATAGTTGTCTTTATCAGCATCCACGAATATGAAATCATATGTTCCATGATAATTTCCCTGAATAATCATCAACCATATGTGTCAAATACAATAAAcctgttggaaatttagtgtaattgagggatttaatctacacttgtaaacgggttaggaggtacggagtgtacacccattaagtgatagattgcccggacccgaaagtggttttccattatcataaatttgagtgattacggaagtattattcctgcactaggtgaaacatctccatcgtggaaataaaacaaactactttatgtaaaggatttgttttagatttgaaaacgatttcctagatttggttgttgaaaataaaacaaacaactttatgtaaaggatttgttttagatttgaaaatgatttccttgatttggttgttggaaataaaacaaacaactttatgtaaaggatttgtttagatttgaaaacgatttccttgatttggttgttggaaataaaacaaacaactttatgtaaaggatttgttttagatttgaaaacaaaattagttagtgaaacatctccatcgtggaataatacttatttttgggtgcctataaataaggagtatcatttatgagaataagatatacgaaaaacaccttaatactcttatgcaaaagagttcttgtttactgccaataacaagaactaatctctgtcttatcccaaagtgatattcgtgtaacccaggcaataagggtcgaataattactttcggaaagtgataccacgattcagtgatttatccggctatcgattattttaccctacacgaaatctcaataaaacctccaacaatcgaaagtaattattcgttataatcgatggcggctacgatgaaacacatgacggcgaatttctccaaacttgataagtttgagggaattgattttaggagatggcaaaagaagatgcacttctttctgagcagcatgagtgtggtgtacgtactcagcacaccaattcctgaagatcatggtgatgatgccactattgaacaaattcggaaaaggtgcaagtgggagaacgatgactacatcgctagaggtttaatcctcaatggtatggctgattccctttttgatatttacctaaatgttgaatcttctaaagaactatgggactgtttagaaaccaagtatatgtctgaggatgcttctagtaaaaagttccttgtgagtaattttaataattacaagatggtcgattctagaccggtcttggaacaatacaatgagctcatttgtatacttggtcaattcacacaacataagatgaacatggatgagtctattcaagtctcaagcataattgataaactacctccatcttggaaagaatttaaacattctttgaaacataagaaggaggagttaactcttgttgagttgggtagtcatctgcgtattgaggaatccctcaggttgcaggataatgacaagccaaagagcaacgaagttgctggtacgtctgttgtcaacatggtggaacataaaaagttcactagtaataatgacaaaaagggcaaacgtaaacatcaaggttataacaaggctaatccgaacaagaagtctaaattgacttgttggaagtgtagtaaaactggacacatgaaaaaggattgcaaggttatttttggtaataataatgccaaaggatctagcacaagcggttcgggaaatggtttaaacaaccacaactcggaaggtcagaatatatttaataattcaaatgagaattattatgtttcatatatatctgaggcttattttgtgcaggatgatgatgtcgcgtggtgggttgactcgggagccaccacccatgtatgcaaggatagattttggttcaagacttacgagtccgtgactgatggatcaattcttcatatggaaaatgagtcaacagcctctgttcatggacgtggaagtgtggatttgtgttttagttctgaaaaaactatttgtttgtttgatgttttgcatgtaccacaaataagaaaaaatttggtttccagtagtgtgttaaattgttgtggttataaacaagtgattgaatctgataagtttgttttgtcaaaacatggtatgtttgttggttttggttatttatgcaatagaatgtttagacttaacattaatcacttgaatgttaattttgcttttatatctacttctagcataaataattctacactttggcatgctagactaggacatatacactttaaaagaatgcaagatatgtctaaagatggattaataccggtttttgacatgaacaatgaaaagtgtaaaacgtgtatgttaacaaagatcactaagaaaccatttcaaaatgtacatagtgatactgaaattttggaattaatacatagtgatttatgtgatttgcatgctactcctactttagggaacaagaaatattttgtgacttttattgatgatgcttctagattttgctatgtttatttgttacatactaaggatgaagcattagataaatttaaaatatttaaaactgaagtagaattacaacaaaaggctttgattaaaagacttagaacagataggggaggtgaatacattgaccaatcatatttccaatccgttggtattatccatgagaccacagctccttatactccacaacaaaatggtatatctgaaaggaagaatagggtccttaaggaaatggttaattccatgttatcctattcgggtttaagtgaaggattttagggggaagctatgttaacagcttgttatttgcttaatagagttcctaacaaaagaaacaagattacaccttatgaactttggaataaaaggaaacctaacttgaattatcttcgggtatggggctgtagggcggttgtaagactacctgatcccaagaagaaaagtttaggtgaaagaggtatagattgcatatttgttggatatgttgaacattccaaggcatatatgttctatgtaatagagcctaatgagtttgtctcattcaattctgtgattgattcaagggatgcaatctttaatgaaaatcgattttcatctatacctagaccaaaggatatgattccaagtaacaatggaatcaataaggattgtaatgatgaagtctctgaaaaggctgttgatcagtcacttgagcttcgaaaaagcaaaataaaaaggaaacctaaatcatttggaccagattttcaactatacttagttgaaggttctagggatgatgtttctacccaatattcgtattgtttcaatgttaATGATGATCCtgaaacatatgatgaagcaatcaggtctcaggatgttgcattctggaaagaggcaattaatgatgagatagattctatcatgggcaataacacttgggtgttcgctgatctacctcctggttgcaaaccattgggttgcaaatggattttcaaaaagaagatgaaggtggatggaactattgaaaagttcaaggcaaggttagtcattcaaggctttagacaaaagtctggaattgactattttgatacttatgctcccgtggcacgtatcactaccattagactgctgattgctttggctacgattcacaatctagttattcaccagatggatgtgaagacaacattcttgaatggtgaattggatgaggaggtttatatgaaccaacctcagggctttgtcatgccaggaaatgaaggcaaggtgtgcaaacttgtgaaatccttatatggtttgaaacaagcacctaagcaatggcatcaaaagtttgatgaagtgattgtatctagtggttttaaattaaaccaagcagataaatgtgtatatagtaaatttgatgattcttgtaaaggagttataatttgtctatatgttgatgacatgttaatctttgggactgaccaaagtcaggttgatttaacaaaagaatttttgtcatcaaaattctccatgaaagatatgggggaggctgacgttatccttggcattaggatcaaacgtgaaagcaaaggaatttcgatttgtcaatctcattatattgagaaggtgttgaaaaagttcaattgctttgaatgtaatcctgtgagtacccctgttgatccaggtgagaagcttatgcctaatcaaggtgaagctgtatcacaacttgagtattctcaggtgattggctgtttgatgtacgccatgacttgtacaaggccggatattgcttttgctgtgggaaaactgagtagatatactagtaatcctagtactcatcactggcaagcaattaggcgggtactgaagtacttgaagaaaactatggactatagtttatcttataatgggtttccttcggtaatagaaggatattctgatgcgagttggataaccaatattgaagatcattcttcaacgagtggtttggtgttcttgcttgggggaggtgctatttcatgggcttctaagaagcagacatgtattaccaactcaacgatggaatctgagtttgttgctttagctgctgctggtaaagaagcagaatggcttagaaacttgatccatgagataccattatggcctaaacctatagcacccatgtctatccattgtgatagtgctgcgacattggcaaaggcttatagccagatgtacaatggaaattctagacacttaggtgtcagacatagcatgattcgtgaactcatcatgaatggggtgatttctatagtgttcgtgaggtcacaacagaatttagctgatcacttgacgaagggattggcaagagacttggtgaacaagtctgctgtggggatgggtttaaagtccacataaatttctaattataagatacccaattcccttctgatgaaaattagaagttgaattcaatgtggaaggcttatacttagaaatttggagtacaaaattttgtatcatcccaaggtaaggtatgtactcggacctgttgaaggtgaggatgaagtttagcttcttaatggtttatttgaaaaaatgcaatagcaggtgcatgactgaaatgaactacctatgtgaatgtgaagttttgccgctttaacaaagcttggacttttgctttagatacattcatgaatggatatggacacatggcttgtaaagtgtcaggatagctttagagtatttgaaaacttatgtgtatgttattttcagttattcaaatgggttgaagggttcaattcttagaacaccccgattctcgaatatttggaatgtgtaatgtactaaggtgaaaattcaatattcaagatattttcatttatgcataagtttttgttttaatttgtttaattctcatgaaacgaattgcactaaattggggaggattgttggaaatttagtgtaattgagggatttaatctacacttgtaaacgggttaggaggtacggagtgtacacccattaagtgatagattgcccggacccgaaagtggttttccattatcataaatttgagtgattacggaagtattattcctgcactaggtgaaacatctccatcgtggaaataaaacaaacaactttatgtaaaggatttgttttagatttgaaaacgatttcctagatttggttgttgaaaataaaacaaacaactttatgtaaaggatttgttttagatttgaaaatgatttccttgatttggttgttggaaataaaacaaacaactttatgtaaaggatttgtttagatttgaaaacgatttccttgatttggttgttggaaataaaacaaacaactttatgtaaaggatttgttttagatttgaaaacaaaattagttagtgaaacatctccatcgtggaataatacttatttttgggtgcctataaataaggagtatcatttatgagaataagatatacgaaaaacaccttaatactcttatgcaaaagagttcttgtttactgccaataacaagaactaatctctgtcttatcccaaagtgatattcgtgtaacccaggcaataagggtcgaataattactttcggaaagtgataccacgattcagtgatttatccggctatcgattattttaccctacacgaaatctcaataaaacctccaacaaaacCTTTCTAAAGTACGGTCCAACTATGAAGAGATGGTCCAGTTACACTAATCCCCATAACACGTCACATGTTCAAACTTACTGGTAACACATCGTGAGTAGCCAAGTAAAAAGTCAGAAACGATCACTGAATAACTCAGTTAAACCGCATACATTTGATTAGAAATACTTACCTTCCCGCATAATTGGAATAAAGTAAATCTCATTCATTTTCTAAAGTACGCTATATCAAAGTTCACTATTATGACAAATTATAGTGAAAAAGATCATACATCGGCAATCATTTCATCAAGAACGGGTAAAGCAGGGCCTTCTTTAAAATCAATTTTGTGGGCAACTCCCGCTTTTTCGATAATCGGAAGTCCTAGTTCGTAGTTTTCTCTGTTAATGTCCATCGCTAATATCTGTAAGAATATAGGAAGTTAATAATGAGATACGAAATAGTATAACATATAATAGCTAGAGATGAATATATAAAGTAATATACTATTCCATCTATTATATTATAAGTGtcaggttttaatttttaatttttttttcaactttgactttaaatttaTCCTATGTATTATATAATAATTGATGAAAAATATACCAATGAAAACACACTGAAACTCAATCCATCAATATATGAATGATTCTATGTACGTATGTGTGTAAAAGAAAATTGTTATTATACCTTGCCATCATCAGGGAGAGCAAGGGCAGTAGCGAGAAGAGAATAACCAGTAAAAACACCGATCTCCATCGTGTTCTTAGCGTTCACTAATTTCAATAGCATGTGTAAAAATTGTCCTTCATCCGCTGATGTTGTCATAATATTCCTGAATTTATATTCAATACGATAAGAACAATACGTTCTAATttttcaaaatccgtttaattattCGGTTAATGAGTCAAAATCGGATTAGTTGATCAAAGTCGGTTAAAGTCATAACTGGTCAACGTTTTCAtataaatttaaacttgaattttatgtTTATGAATTTCTTCtgtatttatacatataattttaaaatatattatttttgtgTAAAAAAGTAATATCCAATTAATCTCTGGTTAATTTCCGATTTGGTGATGTAACCGGTCCACTAACATGTTAATAGCCACCTCTTTTATCATGATGTACCATCACTTCACTTATATATTAAAGTATTTCTTTTAAACATGGCATGGGTCTATAATTCAATTAATAATCAATAAGTTTATTTATTCATCAAGTTgataatatatgaattttgaaataagAATACGATCGAATTAATTTAAGTTTGTTGAAACAAGGGATGTGTAAATAAATGAAAATTGTATTATGACTCGTGGGTATTCTTCTCCACATTACCTAATTCTCCTCCAACCTCCGTTCTTCCGATTAAAAAATGTCTACAAGCTTTATTCTTTCATTCTAGCTTTTTGTGTTTTCCTTTTCATTAAAGATAAAGTAAATAAAAGgtttaataataaaaagattagAGACAAAGTCATCTTCGATACACGTGCATCATGTGCAGAGTATACAATCGAACAGAACCTAAAAATGGGCTCAAAATATTGAAAAATAAtagtttaattataataaaatggtaCGGAGTAATATTTATGAATAAAATAAATTGTTATGCTTTTTTAAGAATATTTCTgtattgataattttaatagtattattttttattatgTAATAACATATTTAATGTTTATAACGAGACCCATTTTTATGTTTCGATCAGAGCTTCAAAATTGTTGAGACGACCTGATCGAAGACTATATAGGAAAGGTATACTTTTATGGAACGTTAAaccaacatatataaatatatagaagtGTTAAATTTAGATAGGAGGGAAGGTTGACTTTGGTTGCACCACTCTAAATCTGTCCCTGTGTACAAACCTTTCCAATCTTAATTAGGCTTTATATGTTAGTTAACCCGTATATTCAAGTTTGTGATTTCAAActctcttatttttttttattttttttttatagagaaaaatagggaattaaaattaaaaataacaaTTCACAAAAAAGTGAACTGTTGGCCAGTATTATTAATTACCATGTGTTAATTAATTACCATGTTTTTTTAGTGACTAGCAAACTATCATCTAATTCTATCTAATATTTCTTATATAAACATTTGAATTTATTTAGCAATACAATTTATTTGGATAATTGGAATGGCTGTTTTTATTTGAAGTTAACCAATGCTTTCAGTTTCAGGAGCATATTAAACTATACACTTGACTTTATAACGATTTCGTATTAACCACTTCTCCTGCTCTAATCACCATGTCTCTTACGATCTTTTCATTTGCATATTAATTAATTACCATGTGTTAATTCAACCTTTTTTAAACCCACCATAGTCTAGTAGTTCACCTCTTTGCATTTGTGCATTGGGATGGGGtggagaggtctcaagttcgagtcctcCCCTTAAAAATATCCGTGAgatttatttcctgaaagccgGATTACCCCGAGAAAGGTTTTGCCGACCCGTATTCAGGACTCAGGT is from Rutidosis leptorrhynchoides isolate AG116_Rl617_1_P2 chromosome 10, CSIRO_AGI_Rlap_v1, whole genome shotgun sequence and encodes:
- the LOC139871550 gene encoding caffeoyl-CoA O-methyltransferase 1, which codes for MAVNGESKTESNNGEQVSRHQEVGHKSLLQSDALYQYILETSVYPREPEPMKELREVTAKHPWNIMTTSADEGQFLHMLLKLVNAKNTMEIGVFTGYSLLATALALPDDGKILAMDINRENYELGLPIIEKAGVAHKIDFKEGPALPVLDEMIADGNYHGTYDFIFVDADKDNYINYHKRLIDLVRIGGLIGYDNTLWNGSVVAPPDAPLRKYVRYYRDFVLELNKALAADPRIEICMLPVGDGITLCRRIS